A window of the Tenacibaculum sp. MAR_2010_89 genome harbors these coding sequences:
- a CDS encoding C40 family peptidase: MIRKLFPVFCILFFMYSCGSSKKVSSNKPIKHQVSKPSKKKITTADKIVWTAVSYKGAPYKYGGTSKKGMDCSGLIYTSFKKRNVSLPRTSKLMYLEGYSIPLNKVKRGDLLFFKTTRKRGKVNHVGLITSVKNGVIRFIHSTSSRGVLVSSLREKYWKRAFIKAKRVL, encoded by the coding sequence GTGATTAGAAAATTATTTCCAGTTTTTTGTATTTTATTTTTTATGTACTCGTGTGGTTCATCAAAAAAAGTTAGTTCTAATAAACCTATTAAACATCAAGTTTCAAAACCTTCTAAGAAAAAAATTACAACTGCTGATAAAATTGTTTGGACTGCCGTTTCCTATAAAGGAGCTCCATATAAGTATGGAGGTACTAGTAAAAAAGGAATGGATTGCTCTGGTTTAATTTATACTTCTTTCAAAAAACGGAATGTTTCTTTGCCTAGAACATCTAAGTTAATGTATTTAGAAGGCTATTCAATACCTTTAAATAAGGTTAAGCGAGGTGACTTGCTTTTTTTCAAAACTACTCGAAAAAGAGGTAAAGTTAATCACGTTGGATTAATTACCTCAGTAAAAAACGGAGTAATTCGTTTTATTCATTCTACGAGTTCACGAGGGGTGTTAGTAAGCTCTTTACGTGAAAAATATTGGAAAAGAGCTTTTATTAAAGCAAAAAGAGTTTTGTAA
- the lpxB gene encoding lipid-A-disaccharide synthase: MKYYILAGEASGDLHGANLMKALFKEDPEADIRFWGGDLMQNVGGTLVTHYKERAIMGFVEVLLNLKKALNFIKSCKKDIAKYNPDVIIFIDNSGFNLRIAKWAKKNNFKTNYYISPQVWASRPGRVESIKRDIDNMFVILPFEKDFYSKFNYTVNFVGHPLIDGIEGRKQVDEHEFRKKHHLGSKKIIALLPGSRKQEISKMLSVMLSLTDDFSNYQFVVAGAPSQSYEFYQEFIKNKNVSFISNKTYDLLSISYAALVTSGTATLEAALFKVPQVVCYKGSNIEYQIAKRIITLDYISLVNLIMNKEVVTELIQNDFTKEKLKQELFRILDSTHREQLFLDYFDLEKVLGGKGASEKTAKLIVDGLKNN; this comes from the coding sequence ATGAAATACTATATACTTGCAGGAGAAGCATCAGGAGATTTACATGGAGCAAATTTAATGAAAGCTTTATTTAAAGAAGACCCTGAAGCAGATATTCGATTTTGGGGTGGTGACTTAATGCAAAATGTTGGTGGCACATTAGTAACACATTATAAAGAACGAGCTATAATGGGTTTTGTAGAAGTTCTTTTAAACCTTAAAAAAGCATTAAACTTTATTAAATCTTGTAAAAAAGATATTGCAAAATATAATCCAGATGTGATTATTTTTATAGACAACTCTGGTTTTAATTTAAGAATTGCTAAGTGGGCAAAAAAAAACAATTTTAAAACCAATTACTATATTTCACCTCAAGTATGGGCTAGTAGACCAGGAAGAGTAGAAAGTATAAAACGTGACATTGATAACATGTTTGTTATACTTCCTTTTGAAAAGGATTTTTACAGTAAGTTTAATTATACTGTAAATTTTGTAGGACATCCACTAATTGATGGCATTGAAGGTAGAAAACAAGTAGACGAACATGAATTTAGAAAAAAACATCATTTAGGCTCAAAAAAGATTATTGCCCTTTTACCAGGAAGCAGAAAACAAGAAATCTCTAAAATGTTATCTGTTATGCTATCATTAACAGACGACTTTTCAAATTATCAATTTGTTGTAGCTGGTGCCCCTAGTCAATCTTATGAATTCTATCAAGAGTTTATTAAAAATAAAAATGTTTCTTTTATTTCAAATAAAACTTACGACCTATTAAGTATTTCGTACGCAGCTTTGGTTACTTCTGGAACTGCTACTTTAGAAGCGGCTTTATTTAAGGTTCCTCAAGTAGTTTGCTATAAAGGTAGTAATATTGAATACCAAATAGCTAAAAGAATTATAACATTAGATTATATTTCTTTGGTTAATTTAATTATGAATAAAGAAGTTGTTACTGAATTAATTCAAAATGACTTTACAAAAGAAAAACTTAAACAAGAATTATTTCGTATATTAGATTCTACTCATAGAGAGCAACTATTCTTAGATTATTTTGATTTAGAGAAAGTTTTAGGAGGTAAAGGTGCTTCTGAAAAAACAGCTAAGTTGATTGTTGATGGATTAAAAAACAATTAA
- the surE gene encoding 5'/3'-nucleotidase SurE, which produces MQERPLILVTNDDGITAPGIRMLIEIMNKIGDVVVVAPDSPQSGMGHAITVNNVLHCNPITIDDGPQIEYSCSGTPADCVKMAKNQILNRTPDLCVSGINHGSNSSINVIYSGTMSAAVEAGIEGIPAIGFSLLDFDWHADFRAAKKFIEKITLNVLLNGLTDGVVLNVNIPKLKENDIKGIRICRQANGYWKETFDKRKSPYGKEYYWLTGEFINKDKGQDTDIWALENGYISVVPVQFDMTAHHAIQKLNSWDI; this is translated from the coding sequence ATGCAAGAAAGACCCTTAATTTTAGTTACAAATGACGATGGAATTACCGCTCCTGGTATAAGAATGCTTATTGAAATCATGAATAAAATAGGCGATGTTGTAGTGGTAGCTCCGGACAGTCCTCAAAGTGGTATGGGGCATGCAATTACAGTAAATAATGTTTTACATTGTAACCCTATAACTATTGATGATGGCCCTCAAATTGAATATAGTTGCTCTGGTACTCCAGCTGACTGTGTTAAAATGGCCAAAAATCAAATTTTAAACAGAACTCCAGACCTATGTGTTTCTGGCATAAACCATGGCTCAAACTCTTCCATCAATGTTATTTATTCTGGAACTATGAGTGCTGCTGTTGAGGCCGGTATTGAAGGGATTCCTGCTATTGGTTTTTCTTTATTAGATTTTGATTGGCATGCAGATTTTAGAGCTGCTAAAAAATTCATAGAAAAGATTACACTAAATGTTCTTTTAAATGGACTTACTGATGGAGTTGTTTTAAATGTAAATATCCCTAAACTTAAAGAAAACGACATTAAAGGGATTCGCATTTGTAGACAAGCAAATGGGTACTGGAAAGAAACCTTTGATAAACGAAAAAGTCCTTACGGAAAAGAATATTACTGGTTAACTGGTGAATTTATTAATAAAGACAAAGGGCAAGATACAGATATATGGGCTTTGGAAAACGGATACATTTCTGTTGTTCCTGTTCAATTTGATATGACTGCTCATCATGCAATACAAAAACTAAACTCATGGGACATATAA
- the fabD gene encoding ACP S-malonyltransferase produces MKAYIFPGQGAQFTGMGLDLYEKSPIAQDLFEKANNILGFSITDIMFEGDAEELKQTKVTQPAIFLHSVILAKVLGDDFNPEMVAGHSLGELSALVANKVLSFEDGLKLVSKRALAMQKACEVQKSTMAAVLGLEDNVVEEVCEDIDGIVVAANYNCPGQLVISGEVDAINKACDLLKEKGARRALVLPVGGGFHSPMMEPAREELAKAIEETEFNEPICPVYQNVVAKAVTNPDEIKENLILQLTAPVKWTQCIKAMIADGGSEFVEVGPGKVLQGLMRKIDRTVTASRAELV; encoded by the coding sequence ATGAAAGCATATATTTTTCCTGGTCAAGGAGCACAGTTTACAGGAATGGGACTAGACTTATATGAAAAGTCACCTATAGCTCAAGATCTATTTGAAAAAGCTAATAATATATTAGGTTTTAGTATTACTGATATAATGTTTGAGGGAGATGCTGAAGAGTTAAAACAAACAAAAGTAACACAACCAGCTATTTTTTTACATTCAGTAATTTTAGCAAAGGTTTTAGGAGATGATTTTAATCCTGAAATGGTAGCTGGGCATTCTCTTGGAGAGTTGTCGGCATTAGTTGCAAATAAAGTATTGTCTTTCGAAGACGGATTAAAATTAGTTTCAAAAAGAGCTTTAGCTATGCAAAAAGCTTGTGAAGTGCAAAAATCAACAATGGCTGCTGTTCTTGGATTAGAAGATAATGTAGTTGAAGAAGTATGTGAAGATATAGATGGGATCGTAGTTGCAGCTAATTACAACTGTCCTGGGCAACTTGTAATTTCTGGAGAAGTAGATGCTATAAATAAAGCTTGTGATCTACTAAAAGAAAAAGGAGCTAGAAGAGCTTTAGTTTTACCAGTTGGAGGAGGTTTTCATTCTCCAATGATGGAGCCAGCAAGAGAAGAATTGGCAAAGGCAATTGAAGAAACAGAATTTAATGAGCCTATTTGTCCTGTTTATCAAAATGTAGTAGCTAAAGCTGTAACAAATCCTGATGAAATAAAAGAAAATTTAATATTACAATTAACAGCTCCTGTAAAATGGACTCAGTGTATTAAAGCAATGATTGCAGATGGAGGAAGTGAGTTTGTAGAAGTTGGGCCAGGTAAAGTTTTACAAGGTTTAATGCGAAAAATTGATAGAACTGTAACAGCAAGTAGGGCTGAATTAGTATAA
- a CDS encoding carboxy terminal-processing peptidase, which yields MKTKFIIHFFAIIILFANSVHASSNFKDEDPEKDRVIVYVLKNILSRYHYVQKKLDDNFSEHVYNSFIEGLDPSKRYFTQEDLKEFSQYKYLIDDQLRDTNIDFYKLVYGRFLEKLDAAKINYRTLLKQSFNYNKKETINVDYEKIPFAKNENELLDYWRRQLKLSIIGRIEEGERIQKDKIDKGEKVEKKTFTELEVEARAEVLKNMNELYIRIDELESSDWYSTFLNSIVSGFDPHTTYMSPRIKSRFDQDMSGKLEGIGARLQKKGMYTHVVELISGGPAWKQNELEAGDIILKVAQADAEPVNIVGVRLDDAIKFIKGKKGTEVRLTVKKKFDGSTQVISIIRDVVELEETFVKSSIVEKDGKKYGIINLPKFYIDFSDSNSRDAAKDMEKEIERLKAENVKGLIVDLRDNGGGSLKTAIEIGGLFIDKGPIVQVKYRGEDPLVKNDTDSKIQWNGPLVVMVNEFSASASEIFAAAMQDYKRGVIIGGKQTYGKGTVQNVLPINRFYEQYPSDLGALKMTIQKFYRINGGSTQIEGVYSDISLPSRYSYMKFGERDLDGALAWDKVKQANYKIRNSYSNFADVVYKSNQRVLNDEKFQKINEYAKWLKKNQDENIYSLNYNEFKNETDKKSMQGKKFKEVFKFKSNITFNAPKYEYELFKKDTILKGKRIAWHKNLKKDIYMNEALNVLSELKMKKEYSIVKH from the coding sequence ATGAAGACGAAATTCATTATTCATTTTTTTGCAATAATTATTTTATTTGCTAATTCAGTGCATGCATCATCAAATTTTAAAGATGAAGACCCTGAAAAAGACAGAGTAATAGTATATGTTTTAAAAAATATATTAAGTAGGTATCATTACGTGCAAAAAAAATTAGATGATAATTTTTCTGAGCATGTTTACAATTCTTTTATTGAAGGGTTAGATCCAAGTAAAAGATATTTTACTCAAGAAGATTTAAAAGAGTTTTCTCAGTATAAGTATTTAATTGATGATCAATTAAGAGATACTAATATTGATTTTTACAAATTAGTTTATGGAAGGTTTTTAGAGAAGTTAGATGCTGCAAAAATTAATTATAGAACATTATTAAAGCAGTCATTTAATTATAATAAAAAGGAAACTATTAATGTTGATTATGAAAAAATACCATTCGCTAAAAATGAAAATGAGTTGTTAGACTATTGGAGAAGACAGTTAAAGTTATCAATAATAGGTAGAATTGAAGAGGGAGAAAGAATACAGAAAGATAAAATTGATAAAGGAGAAAAGGTTGAAAAGAAAACTTTTACGGAATTAGAAGTTGAAGCTAGAGCTGAAGTGTTGAAAAATATGAATGAGTTATATATCAGAATTGATGAACTAGAAAGTTCAGATTGGTATTCAACATTTTTAAATAGCATCGTTAGCGGATTTGACCCTCACACTACTTATATGTCTCCAAGAATTAAATCTCGTTTTGATCAGGATATGTCTGGTAAACTAGAAGGGATTGGAGCACGTTTACAAAAGAAAGGAATGTATACCCATGTTGTAGAGTTGATTTCTGGAGGGCCAGCTTGGAAACAAAATGAATTAGAAGCAGGAGATATTATATTAAAGGTAGCTCAAGCTGATGCAGAACCAGTTAATATTGTAGGAGTAAGATTAGATGATGCGATCAAATTTATAAAAGGAAAAAAAGGGACTGAAGTAAGGTTGACAGTTAAGAAAAAATTTGATGGGTCTACTCAAGTAATTTCTATAATAAGAGACGTAGTTGAGCTAGAAGAAACATTTGTGAAATCAAGTATAGTAGAAAAAGATGGTAAAAAGTATGGAATAATAAATTTACCTAAATTTTATATTGACTTTAGTGACTCCAACAGTAGAGATGCAGCTAAAGATATGGAGAAAGAAATTGAAAGATTAAAAGCTGAAAATGTAAAAGGGTTGATTGTTGATTTAAGAGATAATGGAGGAGGATCTTTAAAAACCGCAATTGAAATTGGAGGTTTGTTTATTGATAAAGGGCCAATAGTTCAAGTAAAGTATAGAGGAGAAGATCCATTAGTGAAAAATGATACGGATAGTAAAATACAATGGAATGGACCTTTAGTAGTTATGGTGAATGAGTTTTCAGCATCTGCCTCTGAAATTTTTGCTGCAGCAATGCAAGATTATAAAAGAGGAGTGATAATTGGAGGAAAGCAAACCTATGGTAAAGGAACAGTTCAAAATGTTTTACCTATAAATCGTTTTTATGAGCAATATCCTAGTGATTTGGGAGCTCTAAAAATGACAATTCAAAAATTTTACAGAATTAATGGAGGATCAACTCAAATTGAAGGAGTTTATTCTGATATTTCTTTACCAAGTAGGTATAGTTATATGAAATTTGGTGAAAGAGATCTAGATGGGGCTTTAGCTTGGGACAAAGTAAAACAAGCAAATTATAAGATTAGAAACTCATATAGTAATTTTGCAGATGTTGTATATAAGAGTAATCAAAGGGTTCTTAATGATGAAAAATTTCAAAAGATTAATGAATACGCAAAATGGTTAAAGAAAAATCAAGATGAAAATATTTACTCATTAAACTATAATGAATTTAAAAATGAGACTGATAAAAAATCTATGCAAGGAAAGAAATTTAAAGAAGTTTTTAAATTCAAATCTAACATAACATTTAATGCACCTAAATATGAATATGAATTATTTAAAAAGGATACTATTTTAAAAGGTAAGCGTATAGCTTGGCATAAAAACCTTAAAAAAGATATTTATATGAATGAAGCTTTAAATGTTTTAAGTGAATTGAAAATGAAAAAAGAATATTCAATAGTAAAACATTAA
- a CDS encoding C40 family peptidase: protein MKQRVVLLISIITFIMYCFFKTEKKQSSNKKAPLISLTDKVISIANSYNGVPYKPGGITSKGMDCSGLVQTSFKQINVLLPRSSSSMSNKGKKISTDKIKLGDLLFFNINRLKGKINHVGLVTNIDNHNIYFIHSTTSKGVITNSLNEPYWKTAFVKAKRVLN from the coding sequence ATGAAACAAAGAGTTGTTTTACTAATTAGTATTATCACTTTTATTATGTATTGCTTTTTTAAAACTGAAAAAAAGCAATCAAGTAATAAGAAAGCTCCTCTAATTTCTTTAACTGATAAAGTTATTTCTATTGCTAATTCTTATAACGGCGTACCTTATAAACCTGGAGGAATTACATCAAAAGGAATGGACTGTTCTGGCCTAGTACAAACATCTTTCAAACAGATTAATGTATTATTACCACGCTCTTCTAGTTCAATGAGTAATAAAGGCAAAAAAATATCTACCGATAAAATAAAGCTTGGTGATTTATTATTTTTTAATATTAATAGGCTAAAAGGAAAAATAAATCATGTCGGTTTAGTTACAAATATTGACAATCACAATATTTACTTCATACATTCTACTACTTCAAAAGGAGTAATTACAAATTCATTAAATGAACCCTATTGGAAAACAGCTTTTGTTAAAGCTAAACGAGTATTAAATTAA